Proteins co-encoded in one Desulfomicrobium macestii genomic window:
- a CDS encoding TIGR03016 family PEP-CTERM system-associated outer membrane protein — protein MSEEYNDNVKEERHGEEDFVTSVRPGLSYRHEGARTLLETTYRGTWNHYASGSRDQEFNHDAMLHGLLDAWDGFLFLDLRDTYRMVNQDRTRGETVEEDSTVDQLQQNIFTFSPYITPRFGERGQAKVGYAYSNIWYDEDDRDSKNIHRGFVDGEYELSGQTVLLSGYSYTQELWEDETLDRNILYLGGRYAYAENGVVYLKAGPQHTRYRDRDTSSSSLFWDAGLDHDFGTVLLHLNTGVSFEDDPDTGETYERRFGTLRLTKTWSRTTASVYSTLEEYEDRSDEGEDGEEVRRTLLGMSLSHELSERLTASMGLIHDFQDRSDDDTRRWYANVGLNYALSERVGLGCWYRFKDSSSDDEEEEYQVNRVGVQLTMTF, from the coding sequence GTGAGCGAAGAATACAACGACAACGTAAAGGAGGAGCGCCACGGCGAAGAAGATTTCGTGACCTCCGTCCGTCCCGGCTTGAGCTACAGGCACGAGGGCGCGCGCACGCTGCTGGAAACGACCTACAGGGGAACGTGGAATCATTACGCGTCCGGGAGCCGGGATCAGGAATTCAACCACGATGCCATGCTGCATGGCCTGCTGGATGCCTGGGATGGCTTTCTCTTCCTGGACCTGCGCGACACATACCGGATGGTCAACCAGGACCGGACCCGCGGCGAAACCGTGGAAGAGGACTCGACCGTCGATCAGCTGCAGCAGAACATCTTCACTTTTTCTCCCTACATCACCCCGCGTTTCGGGGAACGCGGCCAGGCCAAGGTCGGCTATGCCTACAGCAACATCTGGTACGACGAGGATGACCGGGACTCCAAGAACATCCACCGGGGGTTCGTGGACGGGGAGTACGAGCTCTCCGGACAAACCGTCTTGCTCAGCGGCTACTCCTATACCCAGGAGCTCTGGGAAGACGAGACCCTGGACCGCAATATCCTTTATCTCGGCGGCCGCTATGCCTACGCCGAAAACGGAGTCGTATACCTGAAGGCCGGCCCCCAGCATACCCGCTACCGGGACCGCGACACCAGCTCTTCAAGCCTGTTCTGGGATGCGGGGCTGGATCATGATTTCGGGACGGTGCTCCTGCACCTGAACACGGGAGTCTCCTTCGAGGACGATCCGGACACGGGCGAGACCTATGAGCGCAGGTTCGGCACCCTGCGGCTGACCAAGACCTGGTCCCGGACCACGGCCAGCGTGTACTCCACGTTGGAGGAGTACGAAGACAGGAGCGATGAAGGCGAGGATGGGGAGGAGGTGCGCAGAACGCTGCTCGGGATGAGCCTGTCTCATGAGCTGAGTGAGCGCCTGACCGCCTCCATGGGGCTGATCCACGATTTTCAGGACCGCTCGGATGACGACACGCGGCGCTGGTACGCAAATGTCGGCTTGAACTATGCCTTGAGCGAACGCGTGGGACTCGGCTGCTGGTACAGGTTCAAGGATTCCTCATCGGATGACGAGGAGGAGGAATATCAGGTGAACAGGGTCGGCGTGCAGCTCACAATGACTTTCTAG
- a CDS encoding XrtA system polysaccharide deacetylase has translation MKNALTIDVEDYFQVTAFEGVVKRQDWVVYPSRVENNTRRVLDLLDEFSLSGTFFILGWVAEHYPGVVQAIANGGHEVACHGYGHELIYNLEPHVFRADVRRCKALLEDLTGVPVLGYRAPSYSITNNSMWALDILIEEGFVYDSSIFPIVHDNYGIPGSHRFPYDIVRPGGTIREFPLTTLAVNFAGRRIVLPIAGGGYLRLLPAGVVLWGMRSVNTAEKQPVVLYFHPWELDPDQPRIKARLRSRFRHYLNLDTTEEKVRSLLGELRFDTMARVLGLDGGNGDESRSATRLEVPLP, from the coding sequence ATGAAAAACGCCTTGACCATAGATGTGGAAGACTATTTTCAAGTCACGGCCTTTGAAGGAGTTGTGAAGCGGCAGGATTGGGTGGTCTATCCGTCCCGGGTCGAGAACAACACCCGGCGGGTGCTGGATTTGCTCGATGAATTCTCCCTGTCTGGCACATTCTTCATCCTTGGCTGGGTGGCGGAGCACTATCCGGGCGTCGTGCAGGCTATTGCAAACGGCGGTCACGAAGTGGCCTGCCACGGCTATGGCCATGAACTCATCTACAATCTGGAACCTCACGTTTTTAGGGCCGATGTGCGCAGGTGCAAGGCCCTGCTCGAAGACCTGACCGGCGTTCCTGTCCTGGGTTACCGAGCCCCAAGCTATTCCATCACCAATAACTCCATGTGGGCTCTGGACATCCTCATCGAGGAAGGCTTTGTCTATGATTCGAGCATCTTTCCCATTGTCCATGACAATTACGGCATCCCGGGCTCCCACCGATTTCCGTACGACATCGTTCGCCCCGGCGGCACCATCCGTGAATTTCCCCTGACCACTCTGGCGGTGAACTTCGCGGGCCGCAGGATTGTCCTGCCCATAGCCGGAGGCGGCTATCTGCGCCTTCTCCCCGCAGGGGTCGTGCTGTGGGGGATGCGCAGCGTCAACACTGCGGAAAAGCAGCCTGTGGTTCTCTATTTCCATCCCTGGGAACTGGACCCCGACCAGCCGCGGATCAAGGCCCGTCTAAGGTCCCGCTTCCGGCATTATCTCAACCTCGACACGACGGAAGAAAAGGTCCGCAGCCTCCTTGGCGAGCTGCGCTTCGACACCATGGCCCGGGTGCTGGGACTGGACGGGGGAAACGGCGATGAGAGCAGGAGCGCGACCCGCCTGGAGGTTCCCCTGCCATGA
- a CDS encoding FemAB family XrtA/PEP-CTERM system-associated protein, protein MSVRTETFQGAAADWDRFVESMPCAAGYYNHVWRDILERSFGHETHFLAARTNGTISGVLPLVHMRGVFGNFLVSLPFVTYGGLLCRDQASSQALLEAAGELRSRLKARHVELRHTQTVNPDLPARRHKVAMVLALAESEEAMWTGFNTKVRNQIRKAQKAGLETVWGEAELLDDFYTVFVRNMRDLGTPVYARSFFANILAGLPGVTRIVLIRRQGEPIAAGLLYWHGETLEIPWASSIRDYNSLCPNNLMYWEAIRHGLRLGLRRFDLGRSSLCSGTFKFKEQWGARPEILQWHYLLSSGAKLPNLSNSNPRFSLAISLWRRLPLSMTRTLGPLIVRDIP, encoded by the coding sequence ATGAGCGTACGCACGGAAACCTTTCAGGGCGCGGCAGCGGACTGGGATCGCTTTGTTGAATCGATGCCCTGTGCGGCAGGGTATTACAATCATGTATGGCGGGATATTCTGGAGCGCAGCTTCGGGCATGAAACCCATTTTCTGGCTGCCAGGACAAACGGCACCATAAGTGGTGTTTTGCCGCTGGTGCACATGCGCGGCGTCTTTGGCAATTTTTTGGTTTCACTGCCCTTTGTAACCTATGGCGGACTGCTCTGCCGGGATCAGGCGTCAAGCCAGGCCCTGCTGGAAGCCGCCGGGGAATTGCGTTCCCGGCTCAAAGCGCGTCACGTGGAACTCAGGCACACCCAGACCGTGAATCCGGACCTGCCCGCCAGAAGGCACAAGGTGGCCATGGTGCTCGCCCTGGCCGAAAGCGAAGAGGCGATGTGGACGGGTTTCAATACCAAGGTCCGCAATCAGATCCGCAAGGCGCAAAAAGCCGGCCTGGAGACGGTCTGGGGCGAGGCAGAACTGCTGGACGATTTTTACACCGTGTTCGTGCGCAACATGAGGGATCTGGGCACTCCGGTGTATGCGCGCTCGTTTTTTGCCAACATCCTGGCCGGTCTGCCCGGCGTGACCCGGATCGTATTGATCAGAAGGCAGGGCGAGCCCATCGCCGCCGGGCTGCTCTATTGGCACGGGGAGACTCTGGAGATTCCCTGGGCCTCGTCCATCCGGGACTACAACTCCCTTTGCCCCAACAATCTCATGTACTGGGAGGCCATCCGCCATGGCCTGCGCCTGGGGCTGCGCCGGTTTGACCTCGGGCGGTCCTCCCTTTGCTCCGGGACGTTCAAATTCAAGGAACAATGGGGGGCCAGGCCCGAAATACTGCAATGGCACTACCTCTTGTCCTCGGGCGCGAAGCTGCCGAACCTGAGCAACAGCAATCCCCGGTTTTCTCTGGCCATCAGCCTGTGGCGGCGTCTGCCCCTGTCCATGACCCGCACCCTCGGACCCCTGATCGTACGGGACATTCCATGA
- a CDS encoding DegT/DnrJ/EryC1/StrS family aminotransferase, translating to MSGPYLRMLPPSASPLRPADIAAGIRAWMSGQGAQSLRCEVKRKFGVRHVFFATSGRAGLSASLRAMRTLCPQRDEVLLPAFTSFSVPSAVVNAGLKVGLYDVSSRTLAPDMVSLEKALNSKTLCVVACHLFGYPLVLEPLRELCRVHGAFLLDDAAQAMGARAGTELAGTMGDAGLFSLSRGKNITAVDGGIVLTDREDLAEAFGAMPALFAASGRIRTARNLALALALMVMLHPRAYWLPASLPFLGIGRSVFDPDFRLESLDELRAGIGRSALDRLDDLNAARRRTAATLHAGLQGVPGMRVVQPAAGTVPVYLRLPLLPLSGVWPGGVAPQAQALGVVRSYPLALHRIPGLAPFLTSVGDYPGASLLAANLLTLPTHGHVHGDDIRAIVRVFQDLPVKRCASVKEVAA from the coding sequence ATGAGCGGCCCGTATTTGCGCATGCTGCCGCCGAGCGCCTCGCCGCTGCGTCCCGCCGATATCGCGGCCGGAATCAGGGCGTGGATGTCCGGCCAGGGGGCGCAGTCCCTGCGGTGTGAAGTGAAACGGAAGTTCGGAGTGCGGCATGTGTTTTTTGCGACCTCCGGCCGGGCCGGACTCTCGGCTTCGCTGCGGGCCATGCGCACGCTTTGCCCGCAGCGGGACGAGGTGCTGCTGCCGGCATTCACTTCCTTTTCCGTGCCCTCGGCCGTGGTCAATGCCGGGCTCAAGGTCGGTCTTTACGATGTCAGCTCCCGGACCCTGGCCCCGGATATGGTCAGCCTGGAAAAGGCCCTGAACAGCAAGACGTTGTGCGTCGTGGCCTGTCATCTTTTCGGATATCCGCTGGTTCTTGAGCCGCTGCGCGAACTGTGCCGTGTTCACGGCGCGTTCCTCCTGGACGACGCCGCGCAGGCCATGGGCGCGCGGGCCGGGACGGAACTGGCCGGGACCATGGGCGATGCGGGGCTTTTCAGCCTGAGCCGGGGCAAGAACATCACCGCCGTGGACGGGGGGATCGTCCTGACCGACCGCGAGGACCTGGCGGAAGCTTTTGGAGCGATGCCCGCGCTTTTCGCGGCGAGCGGCAGAATTCGGACCGCCCGGAACCTGGCGCTGGCGCTGGCGCTCATGGTCATGCTCCATCCCCGGGCCTACTGGCTGCCGGCCTCCCTGCCGTTTCTGGGGATCGGACGCTCGGTTTTTGATCCGGATTTTCGCCTTGAGTCTTTGGACGAGCTGCGGGCAGGCATAGGCCGCAGCGCCCTGGACCGGCTGGACGACCTGAATGCGGCCCGTCGAAGGACTGCCGCGACCCTGCACGCAGGGCTGCAGGGGGTGCCTGGAATGCGCGTCGTGCAGCCGGCCGCCGGGACAGTGCCGGTGTATCTGCGCCTGCCGCTTCTGCCGCTTTCAGGCGTCTGGCCGGGGGGCGTCGCGCCTCAGGCGCAGGCGCTCGGCGTAGTTCGTTCCTATCCCCTGGCCCTGCACCGCATTCCGGGACTGGCGCCGTTTCTGACGTCGGTCGGCGATTATCCCGGAGCCTCGCTGCTGGCCGCAAATCTTCTGACCCTGCCCACCCACGGCCATGTGCACGGTGACGACATCAGGGCCATTGTGCGGGTCTTCCAGGATCTGCCTGTAAAGAGATGCGCAAGCGTCAAGGAGGTCGCGGCATGA
- a CDS encoding glycosyltransferase family 2 protein produces MNALFWISLLTLAYAFAGYPLLVAILGRKRRFVPPGELPSISVLLSVYNEERVITAKIRNFLELDYPQDRIELLVVSDGSDDATETLVAQCASPQVRLLRQPSRGGKTRAINRAAGEAAGDILVFTDANSMFRPDSMRKLAAPFASEDVGLVGGRSVYADKDGRETPGGLYRRYEEWIKSGESGLFSIVGADGAIYALRKELFEPLRPEYINDFLHPIQVVLRGKRAISEPSAVVVEVGENSGGAELRRQTRIMAQSWLLCLRFSGALVQAGRLGFLWQLVSHKMLRWLTLPLLAVLGASAIAGAGSGVFQSIVLFGLAALAVSAWAGFRGRGGISHAAWMFLILHWAALLGLFRLAQGERFVTWNPRGN; encoded by the coding sequence ATGAACGCGCTGTTCTGGATCTCCCTGCTGACTCTTGCGTACGCCTTTGCCGGGTATCCGCTGCTTGTCGCCATCCTTGGCCGCAAGCGCAGGTTCGTGCCGCCCGGTGAGCTTCCAAGCATCAGCGTGCTGCTCTCAGTCTACAACGAAGAGCGCGTCATTACGGCCAAGATCCGCAATTTTCTGGAACTCGACTATCCGCAGGACCGCATTGAGCTTCTGGTGGTCTCGGATGGCAGCGATGACGCCACCGAGACCCTGGTCGCGCAGTGCGCCTCCCCGCAGGTCCGTCTGCTGCGGCAGCCTTCGCGCGGGGGTAAGACCCGGGCCATCAACAGAGCTGCGGGGGAGGCTGCCGGGGATATTCTGGTTTTCACCGACGCCAATTCCATGTTCCGACCGGACAGTATGCGCAAACTGGCGGCGCCGTTTGCATCCGAAGATGTCGGTTTGGTCGGCGGGCGCAGCGTGTATGCGGACAAGGACGGGCGCGAGACTCCGGGCGGTCTGTACCGCCGCTACGAGGAATGGATCAAGAGCGGCGAGAGCGGGCTTTTTTCCATCGTCGGCGCCGACGGGGCGATCTACGCCTTGCGCAAGGAACTTTTCGAACCCCTGCGCCCTGAATACATCAATGACTTCCTGCATCCCATCCAGGTTGTCCTGCGCGGCAAGCGCGCCATAAGCGAGCCATCGGCCGTGGTGGTCGAGGTGGGGGAAAACAGCGGCGGGGCGGAACTCAGGCGGCAGACGCGCATCATGGCGCAGTCCTGGCTGCTTTGCCTGCGTTTCAGCGGCGCTCTTGTGCAGGCAGGTCGCCTCGGTTTTCTGTGGCAGCTCGTCTCGCACAAGATGCTGCGCTGGCTGACCCTGCCGCTGCTGGCTGTGCTGGGCGCGAGCGCCATCGCGGGGGCGGGGAGCGGGGTTTTTCAGTCCATCGTCCTCTTCGGACTGGCAGCTCTGGCCGTGTCGGCCTGGGCGGGATTTCGGGGGCGGGGAGGCATTTCGCACGCGGCGTGGATGTTTCTCATCCTTCATTGGGCCGCGCTGCTGGGGCTTTTCCGGCTCGCACAGGGCGAGAGGTTCGTGACCTGGAATCCGAGGGGGAACTGA